Proteins encoded together in one Ipomoea triloba cultivar NCNSP0323 chromosome 4, ASM357664v1 window:
- the LOC116016186 gene encoding uncharacterized protein LOC116016186: protein MASNRENSATLSAAYRAATSSSKALTPQDMETLRRFWREARNRPVDVRGNTILHFLAVYGNVAALGALIQESLVSTEELGMKNDDGDTPLHKAARFGQKEAASIMFYADKNLALAANILGETPLYVSAAAGEEEVFSMLAIDATSESTLKRNDGCTILHAAVMHERYDLAMKILSLFPQLARIPNGSGITALNVLATQPHSFRSASPFSFQVLGSMPIFFWQFFETIIYCCIPALFEVTIQQDGSTVFTKRKRSPFIDYILRNGWLASIDDAKQRHILAVMLARRLIELDEWNHYHLRELQNSLLQATKHGITELVKEILQTHPEAAETWDENGSNILHIAAAVKNRFLYDYLMENLVNKDSMLSDIDLKGNTVMHYAAKRGGEKTFPHGPLKQMSWSVLWFKRVQHCTHPSLWNRKNNNKDDKTQKTEKTATEVFEEEHETLRNDAETTIRDLANYALVLATLLATINFAAVFTVPGGFDPDNGVPIFFKIKNLQLWRLLFFLGAALFASVFNIAGLLAILNTKFDFNDFYIGLPLKYTLVLLAMFFAIVFTTLACCQAFFLEKIADDNGTWYVILVVTLVIVASFIAHVEVSGPFYSQGIYVLRYLFSYKSQFT, encoded by the exons ATGGCAAGTAACAGAGAAAACAGCGCCACCTTGTCGGCGGCCTACAGAGCGGCAACCTCGTCATCAAAGGCTCTGACGCCTCAGGATATGGAAACCCTTCGCCGTTTTTGGAGGGAGGCAAGAAATAGGCCGGTGGATGTACGAGGAAACACCATCCTCCATTTCCTTGCCGTCTATGGAAACGTGGCTGCGCTTGGAGCGTTGATTCAAGAATCTCTGGTTAGCACCGAAGAGCTTGGGATGAAGAACGACGATGGGGACACGCCGTTGCATAAGGCGGCTAGGTTTGGGCAAAAGGAGGCGGCGAGTATCATGTTTTATGCGGACAAGAATCTTGCCTTGGCTGCCAACATCCTAGGAGAAACTCCTCTTTATGTTTCGGCGGCTGCCGGGGAAGAAGAAGTCTTTTCCATGCTCGCAATAGATGCTACGAGCGAGTCCACTTTGAAGAGAAACGATGGTTGTACGATTCTCCATGCAGCCGTAATGCATGAACGTTATG ATCTGGCAATGAAGATACTGAGCTTGTTTCCTCAGCTTGCTCGTATTCCAAATGGAAGTGGCATCACTGCCCTGAATGTGTTGGCTACGCAGCCGCATTCATTCAGGAGTGCATCGCCCTTCAGCTTCCAAGTTCTGGGCAGCATGCCAATCTTCTTTTGGCAGTTTTTTGAAACCATAATCTATTGCT GTATACCGGCGCTATTTGAAGTAACAATACAGCAGGACGGTTCAACTGTCTTCACCAAAAGAAAAAGATCACCATTCATCGATTACATTTTAA GAAATGGTTGGCTAGCATCCATTGACGATGCGAAGCAGAGACACATACTTGCAGTAATGCTGGCAAGAAGATTGATAGAACTAGATGAGTGGAATCACTACCACTTGCGAGAATTGCAGAATTCATTACTGCAAGCAACCAAGCATGGGATCACTGAGTTGGTGAAAGAAATATTGCAGACACATCCAGAAGCCGCAGAAACATGGGATGAAAATGGAAGCAACATTTTGCATATAGCAGCAGCGGTTAAGAACCGGTTTCTTTATGATTACTTGATGGAAAACCTTGTCAATAAGGATAGTATGCTGTCTGATATTGATTTAAAAGGAAACACCGTTATGCACTATGCAGCAAAGCGAGGCGGCGAAAAAACTTTTCCCCATGGCCCTTTGAAGCAGATGTCATGGTCTGTGCTCTGGTTTAAG CGGGTACAACATTGTACACATCCAAGTTTATGGAACCGGAAAAACAACAATAAGGATGACAAGACACAGAAGACAGAGAAGACAGCAACCGAGGTGTTTGAGGAAGAACATGAAACACTCCGAAACGATGCAGAGACAACCATAAGAGACCTAGCAAACTACGCTTTAGTATTGGCTACCCTCCTCGCCACCATCAATTTCGCAGCGGTTTTCACAGTCCCAGGAGGTTTTGATCCGGACAACGGCGTGCCAATCTTTTTCAAGATTAAAAACCTCCAATTATGGCGGCTACTATTTTTCCTGGGCGCGGCTCTCTTCGCCTCCGTCTTCAACATAGCCGGTCTGCTCGCGATACTTAACACCAAATTTGATTTCAACGATTTTTACATTGGATTGCCCCTCAAGTACACCCTCGTTCTTCTCGCCATGTTCTTCGCCATCGTGTTCACCACCTTGGCTTGCTGCCAAGCCTTTTTCTTGGAGAAGATAGCTGATGACAATGGCACCTGGTACGTCATCCTAGTAGTCACTCTCGTTATCGTAGCAAGTTTCATTGCTCATGTTGAAGTGTCGGGTCCATTTTATTCTCAAGGAATTTATGTACTTCGCTATTTGTTTTCGTACAAATCACAGTTTACATAA